A genomic window from Brevibacillus agri includes:
- a CDS encoding GerAB/ArcD/ProY family transporter, whose protein sequence is MGNQRGNISTWQLIAILISSMIGVGILTLPRTASTELQEVGWLGPLVGGLIVVIPLMAIIYLSRQYPGLTFVEYGPLVFGGHRHPWLGKILNIPWVLLYLLFQFLNTAMVARGFGEVIVTSVLLDTPLEVILLTLLLIVLYLCMHEFEVLVRVNELLFPIMFVPILIIPYVTINSANWYNLLPLHIDSWQGVASTAIGTFTMYTGFELMMIYFGLAMPGARISLAAWSGFAFTIVSYVLTAAAGIVVFGYEELQHLIWPTLDMVKTAQQTGWFLERIESAFLTIWMASVFTTFGNMYYSMIFATRLWLKKGIRFQRIIALIFFFPLFYVALWPQNIVEFFAYAQKLTYFSYLPTVLFPILLAVLQLIRSRSSQQVAEDKKGET, encoded by the coding sequence GGGGCAACATCAGTACATGGCAACTAATCGCAATCCTGATTAGCTCGATGATCGGGGTGGGAATCCTTACCTTACCGCGTACCGCCAGCACGGAACTGCAGGAAGTGGGCTGGCTGGGGCCTCTCGTTGGCGGGTTGATTGTGGTTATCCCTCTTATGGCGATCATCTATTTGAGCAGGCAGTATCCAGGACTGACCTTTGTAGAGTACGGCCCGCTCGTCTTTGGCGGCCATCGGCACCCGTGGTTGGGAAAAATTCTCAACATCCCGTGGGTGCTTTTGTACCTCCTGTTTCAATTTTTGAATACGGCGATGGTCGCCCGCGGGTTTGGCGAGGTCATTGTCACGTCTGTCCTGCTGGACACGCCCCTTGAAGTGATTTTGCTGACTTTGCTTTTGATCGTCTTGTACTTGTGCATGCACGAGTTCGAGGTGCTGGTCAGGGTCAACGAGCTGTTGTTTCCGATCATGTTTGTGCCGATCCTCATCATCCCGTACGTGACGATCAACAGTGCGAACTGGTACAATCTGCTGCCGCTGCACATTGATTCATGGCAGGGAGTGGCCAGCACCGCGATTGGAACGTTTACGATGTACACGGGATTTGAGCTGATGATGATCTACTTCGGGCTGGCGATGCCGGGAGCGCGGATTTCGCTGGCGGCCTGGAGCGGGTTTGCCTTCACGATCGTGTCGTATGTGCTGACCGCTGCGGCGGGCATCGTGGTGTTTGGCTACGAGGAGTTGCAGCATCTGATCTGGCCGACGCTGGATATGGTCAAAACCGCGCAACAAACCGGCTGGTTTCTGGAACGGATAGAGTCGGCTTTTCTCACGATCTGGATGGCGTCCGTGTTTACGACGTTCGGCAACATGTACTACTCGATGATTTTCGCCACGCGGCTGTGGTTGAAAAAAGGGATCCGCTTTCAGCGAATCATCGCGCTGATCTTCTTCTTCCCGCTTTTTTACGTCGCGCTGTGGCCGCAAAACATCGTCGAATTTTTTGCCTACGCCCAAAAGCTGACGTATTTCAGCTACTTGCCAACGGTGCTCTTTCCGATTTTGCTGGCTGTGCTTCAGTTGATTCGTTCGCGCTCCTCGCAGCAGGTGGCAGAAGACAAAAAGGGAGAGACGTAG